CGACACGCGCCGCGCGCTCACCAATCTCACCGGCGAAGTCAGCGGCCGCCTGACCTTGGCCACCAGCCACCATATCGGCCTGCACCGCCTGCCGCCGGTGCTGCGCACTTTTACCCGGCAATACCCGAACGTGGCGTTGGATATTCAGTTCCTCGATTCAGAAGTGGCCTACGAAGAAATCCTCCATGGCCGTGCCGAAGTGGCAGTGATCACCCTCGCGCCCGACCCTCATCACCTTGTGCGGGCCACCCCGGTGTGGGACGACCCACTGGATTTCGTGGTGGCGCCCGAGCACAGCCTGATCAGCAATGGCAACATCAGCCTGGCCGATATTGCCGGGCACCCGGCGGTTTTCCCCGGCGGCAACACCTTTACCCACCATATCGTCCGCCGGCTGTTCGAGGCCCAGGGCCTCACCCCGAACATTGCGATGAGCACCAACTACCTGGAAACCATCAAGATGATGGTGTCCATCGGCCTGGCCTGGAGCGTATTGCCGCGCACCATGCTCGATGATCAGG
Above is a genomic segment from Pseudomonas azadiae containing:
- a CDS encoding LysR family transcriptional regulator; this translates as MDLANLNAFIAIAETGSFSGAGERLHLTQPAISKRIAGLEQQLKVRLFDRLGREVGLTEAGRALLPRAYQILNVLDDTRRALTNLTGEVSGRLTLATSHHIGLHRLPPVLRTFTRQYPNVALDIQFLDSEVAYEEILHGRAEVAVITLAPDPHHLVRATPVWDDPLDFVVAPEHSLISNGNISLADIAGHPAVFPGGNTFTHHIVRRLFEAQGLTPNIAMSTNYLETIKMMVSIGLAWSVLPRTMLDDQVASIALPGIQLSRQLGYIVHTERTLSNAARAFMSLLDAQVDLPRIPA